From Rahnella aceris, a single genomic window includes:
- a CDS encoding helix-turn-helix transcriptional regulator: MSLSISEWTMANEIECSHLTASNSSFPRHTHDEYVISANLTGTEEIWLHGKTELVRGGDITIYNPVTVQSSLFGNDKVEFLSVHIPQALLRQVSVDHNLRSDHCAPVLTEGVLSNPALFSALCHYKRTLNDDDQEQNLLWLLGALLEEPAREQEQSLRPITLALDFMRDHLTRKIHLDTLAQISGLSKFHFVRLFRQHIGMPPLQYHMQLRLLEARNQLRKNNNALDVAIGLGFYDQSHFINTFRKMMGITPHLYSQSLHASQVLIPR; encoded by the coding sequence GTGTCTCTTTCTATTTCTGAATGGACGATGGCTAATGAGATTGAATGCTCGCACCTGACAGCGAGCAATTCTTCATTTCCGCGTCATACTCACGACGAATATGTCATCAGTGCCAATCTGACCGGTACGGAAGAAATCTGGCTGCACGGCAAAACCGAACTTGTGCGCGGCGGCGATATCACGATTTACAACCCGGTCACCGTTCAGTCGTCGCTGTTCGGTAACGACAAGGTCGAATTTCTCAGCGTGCATATTCCGCAGGCTTTACTGCGTCAGGTGTCGGTCGATCACAATCTGCGTTCCGATCACTGCGCGCCGGTGTTAACCGAAGGCGTGCTGAGTAATCCCGCGCTGTTTTCGGCACTGTGCCATTACAAACGCACGCTGAACGACGACGATCAGGAACAAAATTTGTTGTGGCTGCTGGGGGCATTGCTGGAAGAACCCGCCAGAGAGCAGGAACAGTCTTTGCGGCCGATTACGCTGGCGCTCGATTTTATGCGCGACCATCTGACCCGCAAAATCCATCTCGATACGCTGGCGCAAATCAGCGGACTGAGCAAGTTTCACTTTGTCCGCCTGTTCCGCCAGCACATCGGCATGCCGCCGCTGCAATACCATATGCAACTGCGTTTGCTCGAGGCCAGAAATCAGCTGCGTAAAAATAATAATGCGCTGGATGTGGCGATAGGGCTGGGCTTTTATGATCAAAGCCATTTCATCAATACGTTCCGTAAGATGATGGGGATCACTCCCCATCTTTATTCGCAGTCACTTCACGCGTCGCAGGTACTTATACCAAGATGA
- a CDS encoding LysE family transporter, with translation MMPFSNGFLLSLSLCLDIGIANIAMMTLAMQRGYFHGFWLGIGTCIGDLIYAVLALAGMTILLQYQSVRWVLWVGGSLMLMWFTYKMIRAALAPAEDLSAGDSAQPRSVIRNFGRGIVLAMSSPTAILWFAAVGGALISRMGQGSTANASWFLGGFFIAGVFWTMVICSVGSLGGKMLGAKMLKYSYVASAAIFSYFALYVVISGYREFILV, from the coding sequence ATGATGCCGTTTTCAAATGGATTTTTACTCAGCCTGTCGCTGTGTCTGGACATTGGGATTGCTAATATCGCCATGATGACACTGGCGATGCAGCGGGGGTATTTTCATGGATTCTGGCTGGGCATCGGCACCTGCATCGGCGACTTAATTTACGCGGTGCTGGCGCTGGCCGGGATGACCATTTTGCTGCAATACCAGAGTGTGCGCTGGGTGCTGTGGGTCGGCGGTTCACTGATGCTGATGTGGTTTACCTACAAAATGATCCGCGCCGCGCTCGCGCCTGCTGAGGATCTGAGCGCCGGTGACAGCGCGCAGCCACGTTCTGTTATTCGGAATTTTGGTCGCGGCATCGTACTGGCGATGTCTTCACCCACCGCTATTTTGTGGTTTGCCGCCGTCGGCGGGGCACTGATCTCCCGCATGGGGCAGGGAAGCACGGCGAATGCCTCGTGGTTCCTGGGCGGCTTCTTTATTGCAGGTGTGTTCTGGACGATGGTGATCTGTTCCGTCGGCAGCCTTGGCGGAAAAATGCTGGGCGCCAAAATGCTGAAATATTCGTATGTAGCCTCAGCGGCGATCTTCTCTTACTTTGCGCTGTATGTGGTGATCAGCGGTTATCGGGAGTTCATCTTGGTATAA
- a CDS encoding DUF1345 domain-containing protein, with protein MSFSLRHYLHVRGRLLISIVAGLICFFALPPHLGILQRLMIGWNVLAWMYLFFLWFRMLRTEAKDIPHIAKTQDESASLVLTLVTLTCLVSILAILMELGSLKALTGSAKTLHILLTATTLIASWALLPTSFAMHYAHHHYLRQTKDITPMIFPEKPEQPGYWDFLYFSFTIAVASQTADVATGTTDMRQIALLQSVISFVFNLAILGLSINVGAGLLS; from the coding sequence ATGAGTTTCTCTCTGCGCCATTATCTGCACGTTCGTGGCCGTTTACTGATTTCTATTGTTGCTGGTCTGATTTGCTTCTTCGCGCTTCCCCCGCATCTGGGAATTTTGCAGCGGCTGATGATTGGCTGGAATGTGCTGGCATGGATGTACCTGTTTTTTCTGTGGTTTCGCATGCTTCGCACCGAAGCGAAGGATATCCCGCACATCGCTAAGACGCAGGATGAAAGCGCCAGTCTGGTGCTGACGCTGGTCACGCTCACCTGTCTGGTGAGCATTCTGGCGATCCTGATGGAACTCGGCTCGCTTAAGGCGCTGACGGGAAGCGCAAAAACCCTGCATATCTTGCTGACCGCGACTACGCTGATTGCCTCGTGGGCGCTGCTGCCGACCTCTTTCGCCATGCATTACGCGCATCATCACTATCTGCGGCAGACAAAAGACATCACGCCGATGATCTTCCCGGAAAAGCCTGAGCAGCCCGGCTACTGGGATTTTCTCTATTTCTCCTTCACCATCGCCGTCGCCTCACAAACCGCCGACGTCGCGACCGGCACCACCGATATGCGCCAGATTGCCCTGTTGCAGTCGGTCATTTCCTTTGTCTTTAATCTGGCGATTTTAGGGTTGTCGATTAACGTCGGGGCGGGATTACTGAGTTAA
- a CDS encoding transporter substrate-binding domain-containing protein: protein MRTPFVAVTLLAATLFSAASFAGATLDRVTQTGVLRNAIVNDYPPFGFIDDNNQLAGFDVDVAKAVAQRMGVKLEIIAPGWETIVGGKWQGRWDTCICSMTPNTERAKVLDFPTPYYNSPAVLVVNKKDDRIKSAADLSNKKIGVGIGSTYETYLQKTLVIPGSKPITFPFNNVHVIPSDEEVAFQNLALGPGVRLDGVVSDLATANARIKRAPVFKIVTELYAEPNWVATDKGDAEWDKKVADTIKSLRDDGTLAKISQHWLGEDITHEVP from the coding sequence ATGCGCACTCCGTTTGTAGCTGTGACTCTCCTTGCCGCCACACTGTTTTCTGCTGCCTCATTTGCCGGTGCGACGCTGGATCGCGTGACCCAAACCGGTGTGCTGCGCAATGCGATCGTTAACGATTACCCGCCGTTTGGTTTTATTGATGATAATAACCAACTGGCCGGTTTTGACGTGGATGTGGCGAAAGCGGTGGCGCAGCGCATGGGCGTAAAACTTGAAATCATCGCACCGGGCTGGGAAACGATTGTCGGCGGCAAATGGCAGGGTCGCTGGGATACCTGTATCTGCTCGATGACGCCAAACACCGAGCGCGCCAAAGTACTGGATTTTCCGACGCCGTATTACAACTCTCCGGCGGTCTTAGTGGTCAATAAGAAAGACGACCGCATTAAATCGGCGGCCGATCTGAGCAATAAAAAGATTGGCGTCGGCATTGGTTCAACCTACGAAACCTATCTGCAAAAAACGCTGGTGATCCCGGGCAGCAAACCCATCACATTCCCGTTCAATAACGTACACGTGATCCCTAGCGACGAAGAAGTGGCGTTCCAGAATCTGGCGCTCGGGCCGGGTGTGCGCCTCGACGGCGTGGTGTCAGATTTAGCCACCGCGAATGCCCGCATCAAACGTGCGCCGGTGTTTAAAATTGTCACCGAGCTTTATGCTGAACCGAACTGGGTAGCCACCGACAAAGGTGACGCCGAATGGGACAAGAAAGTGGCCGATACCATCAAATCGCTGCGCGACGATGGCACGCTGGCGAAAATCTCTCAGCACTGGCTGGGTGAAGATATTACCCACGAGGTACCGTAA